A portion of the Deltaproteobacteria bacterium genome contains these proteins:
- a CDS encoding FAD-binding protein: MVSFSYDASEHHHRPSCAVWVETAEQVSQILKLANREDIPVIPRGAGTGLSGMSVPVKGGIVLDLCRMNRILKISIEDRLAVVQPGVVYAHLEKQLASHGFFFPPDPASGKVCTLGGNVATNAGGVRGAKYGTTRDYVLGLEVVLPDGRIMKTGSKAMKSVSGYDLTRLFVGSEGTLGVVTEITLKINPKPTATSTASATFDSLEDAGRAVTLIMHSGIIPSVLEILGKETIRAINENTDLDLPEVEAMLLAETDGYTKEETEYQMGKVVDIFKNSKAKDVKMANSEAEVTDLWKARKSAYAVLARIETHFVLEDVTVPMGQITNLLRGIEAIAKKHSLQIATFGHAGDGNLHPQILYDGYDPEQVRRKDAASDELFHLAIGLGGTLTGEHGIGLSKAPFMSLEHDETAMDVMRGIKRLLDPNNILNPGKMALEV; encoded by the coding sequence ATGGTCTCGTTTTCGTACGATGCGTCGGAGCATCACCACAGGCCTAGCTGCGCCGTGTGGGTCGAAACGGCGGAACAGGTGTCGCAGATCCTGAAGCTGGCGAACCGGGAAGACATTCCCGTGATTCCGAGAGGCGCCGGAACCGGCCTCTCGGGTATGTCGGTTCCCGTCAAAGGCGGGATTGTTCTGGACCTGTGCCGCATGAACCGCATCCTGAAGATCAGCATTGAAGATCGCCTGGCCGTCGTGCAACCCGGCGTGGTGTACGCACACCTCGAAAAACAGCTCGCGAGTCATGGGTTTTTCTTTCCCCCCGATCCGGCCAGCGGCAAAGTATGCACTCTCGGGGGAAACGTGGCCACCAATGCCGGCGGTGTTCGCGGAGCCAAGTACGGGACCACCAGGGATTATGTGTTGGGTCTCGAGGTGGTGCTGCCGGACGGTCGCATCATGAAGACCGGATCGAAAGCCATGAAAAGCGTTTCCGGATACGACCTGACCCGTCTGTTCGTAGGATCCGAAGGCACACTCGGAGTCGTTACCGAGATTACGTTGAAGATCAATCCCAAACCCACGGCCACCAGCACCGCGTCGGCGACCTTCGATTCCCTGGAAGACGCCGGTCGCGCCGTGACTCTGATCATGCACAGCGGCATTATTCCGAGTGTACTCGAGATCCTGGGTAAGGAAACGATTCGGGCCATCAACGAGAATACGGACCTCGATCTTCCGGAGGTCGAGGCCATGTTGTTGGCCGAAACCGACGGCTACACCAAGGAAGAGACGGAATATCAGATGGGGAAAGTGGTCGACATTTTCAAAAACAGCAAGGCCAAGGATGTGAAAATGGCGAACAGCGAAGCGGAAGTGACGGATCTATGGAAGGCGAGGAAATCCGCGTACGCCGTGCTCGCCAGGATCGAGACCCATTTCGTCCTCGAAGACGTTACCGTGCCCATGGGACAGATCACGAACCTGCTGAGAGGCATAGAGGCCATCGCCAAGAAACACTCGCTGCAGATAGCCACGTTCGGTCATGCGGGGGACGGAAACCTGCATCCCCAGATTCTATACGACGGTTACGATCCTGAACAGGTACGGCGAAAAGACGCGGCCAGTGACGAGTTGTTTCATCTGGCCATCGGTCTGGGGGGTACGCTTACGGGTGAACATGGCATCGGCCTTTCCAAGGCCCCCTTTATGAGTCTCGAACACGATGAAACCGCCATGGACGTGATGCGCGGCATCAAGCGGCTTCTCGATCCCAACAATATTCTGAACCCCGGCAAGATGGCATTGGAGGTCT